A genomic stretch from Acetobacter ascendens includes:
- a CDS encoding endoglucanase: protein MLGGTATDVAYICHKAFEYLPLTIWFSLKRMYLVSHYSFRTAATTLLGAAMFAISLPCAHAEEGALGRAWDNTREGTEHAWNKTKEGTNKAWEKTSNGTEKVWDKTKDGSRKTWDKTTEGSEKAWDKTKEGTHNAWDKTREGTEKTWDKTKEGSHKVWNKTSDGTEKAWDKTKDGSRKAWDKTSEGTEHAWNKTKEGTDNAAHDVGRWGQNTFSDDKK from the coding sequence GTGTTGGGCGGTACTGCCACGGATGTGGCGTACATTTGCCATAAAGCCTTTGAATACTTACCTTTAACGATATGGTTTTCACTTAAGAGGATGTATCTCGTGTCTCATTATTCTTTTCGGACGGCCGCTACAACTCTGCTGGGCGCTGCCATGTTTGCTATAAGCCTGCCTTGCGCCCATGCTGAAGAAGGCGCTTTGGGCCGCGCATGGGATAACACCCGTGAAGGCACCGAGCACGCGTGGAACAAGACCAAGGAAGGCACGAATAAGGCTTGGGAAAAGACAAGCAACGGCACAGAAAAAGTGTGGGACAAAACCAAGGACGGTTCTCGCAAGACCTGGGACAAAACCACCGAGGGCAGTGAAAAAGCGTGGGATAAGACCAAAGAAGGCACCCATAACGCTTGGGATAAAACCCGCGAAGGCACTGAAAAAACTTGGGACAAAACCAAGGAAGGCTCTCACAAAGTTTGGAACAAGACGAGCGATGGCACCGAAAAGGCTTGGGATAAAACCAAGGACGGTTCCCGCAAAGCTTGGGACAAAACCAGTGAAGGTACTGAACACGCTTGGAACAAGACCAAGGAAGGCACAGACAATGCCGCGCATGATGTTGGCCGGTGGGGCCAGAACACGTTCTCTGATGACAAAAAATAA
- the gabT gene encoding 4-aminobutyrate--2-oxoglutarate transaminase → MATNKDLLNRRTNAVPRGVATSTPVFADRAENAEIWDVEGKRYVDFAGGIAVLNVGHRHPKVMDAVKKQLDRFTHTAFQVSAYEPYIELAEKLNARAPFSGDAKTIFFTTGGEATENAVKIARAATGRNGVIAFCGGFHGRTLLASALTGKVLPYKAPFGTLPGEVYHIPFPDDHDITVEDSLKMLNFLFAADISPNNVAAIIIEPVQGEGGFRVAPTALLKQLRAICDQHGIKLIADEVQSGFARTGKLFGIEHSGVEPDLVCIAKSLAGGFPLSGVIGRAELMDSVPPGGLGGTYAGAPLGCAAGLAVLDIIEEEKLLDRANSMGERLKARIAGWHKRTDMLPVSMPRGLGAMVAFDILERHAGAEQRKGFGSKLCARACEKGLILLACGVQGATIRILTPLTASDELVDEGLDIIEQILLEEAKA, encoded by the coding sequence ATGGCCACGAATAAAGACCTTCTGAACCGCCGCACCAATGCTGTGCCACGCGGTGTTGCCACCTCCACCCCAGTTTTTGCAGATCGTGCAGAAAATGCCGAAATCTGGGATGTGGAAGGCAAGCGCTATGTTGATTTTGCAGGCGGTATTGCCGTTCTGAACGTTGGCCATCGCCACCCAAAAGTAATGGATGCTGTTAAAAAACAGCTAGACCGTTTTACCCACACGGCTTTTCAGGTTTCTGCTTACGAGCCCTATATTGAGCTGGCCGAAAAGCTGAATGCCCGCGCACCGTTTTCTGGCGATGCCAAAACCATCTTCTTCACTACGGGTGGGGAAGCCACAGAAAATGCTGTAAAAATTGCGCGTGCAGCAACTGGTCGTAATGGCGTCATTGCTTTTTGCGGTGGCTTCCATGGGCGCACACTGCTGGCTTCTGCACTTACGGGTAAGGTGCTGCCTTACAAGGCACCTTTCGGCACACTGCCGGGCGAAGTTTACCATATTCCCTTCCCCGATGATCATGACATCACGGTCGAAGACAGCCTGAAGATGCTGAACTTCCTGTTTGCGGCTGATATTTCCCCCAACAATGTGGCTGCCATTATTATTGAGCCCGTACAGGGTGAAGGTGGTTTCCGCGTTGCCCCTACAGCGCTGCTCAAACAACTGCGCGCTATTTGCGACCAACACGGCATCAAACTGATTGCCGATGAAGTGCAGAGCGGCTTTGCCCGTACTGGCAAACTGTTTGGTATTGAGCATTCTGGCGTAGAACCGGATCTGGTGTGCATTGCCAAATCTCTGGCAGGTGGCTTCCCGCTTTCCGGCGTAATCGGCCGTGCGGAACTAATGGATTCGGTTCCTCCGGGTGGTTTGGGTGGCACATATGCTGGCGCCCCGCTGGGCTGTGCTGCTGGTCTGGCTGTGTTGGATATTATTGAAGAAGAAAAGCTGCTGGACCGTGCCAACAGCATGGGCGAACGCCTGAAAGCCCGCATTGCAGGCTGGCACAAACGCACAGATATGCTGCCTGTCAGCATGCCACGTGGGCTGGGTGCAATGGTTGCCTTTGATATTCTGGAACGCCATGCAGGTGCAGAACAGCGTAAGGGCTTTGGTTCCAAACTGTGTGCCCGTGCCTGTGAAAAAGGCTTGATTCTGCTGGCTTGTGGTGTGCAGGGCGCTACCATTCGTATCCTGACACCACTTACGGCATCTGATGAACTGGTTGATGAAGGCTTGGACATCATCGAACAGATTCTGCTGGAAGAAGCAAAAGCCTAA
- a CDS encoding IS5 family transposase (programmed frameshift), with product MRRYSLRDDQWERIKDLLPGREGYVGGTAVNNRLFVEAVLYRYRAGIPWRDLPARFGDWKNVHRRLRRWCESGVIERIFRYLAADYDNEYMMIDSTIVRAHQHSAGALKKGARNQAIGRSRGGLTTKIHAICDALGNPVELGITPGQDADITQAEPLLENIEPDAFLADKAYDADRLIDRLIQRGITPVIPPKRNRTTRRKTDFSLYRERNLVERFFNKLKQFRAIATRYDKLKSTFLAAVQFASIIILLN from the exons ATGCGGCGCTATAGTTTACGCGATGACCAGTGGGAGCGGATAAAGGATCTTCTTCCTGGTCGAGAAGGCTATGTCGGCGGCACTGCGGTGAACAACCGTCTGTTCGTGGAGGCGGTGCTGTATCGCTATCGCGCGGGTATTCCATGGCGCGACCTTCCTGCCCGTTTCGGTGACTGGAAAAACGTGCACCGGCGTCTGCGCCGCTGGTGTGAAAGCGGCGTCATCGAACGGATATTTCGTTATCTGGCCGCTGATTACGACAACGAATACATGATGATCGACAGCACAATTGTCCGAGCGCATCAGCATAGTGCCGGAGCTCTCAAAAAAGGGGCACGGA ATCAGGCCATCGGACGATCACGAGGCGGGCTAACTACAAAGATCCATGCCATCTGCGACGCTCTGGGCAATCCAGTGGAACTCGGCATCACACCGGGACAGGATGCCGATATCACCCAGGCAGAACCACTTCTGGAAAACATCGAACCGGATGCTTTCCTTGCTGACAAGGCGTATGACGCGGACAGGTTGATCGATCGGCTGATACAGCGCGGGATTACCCCGGTCATCCCGCCAAAACGCAACAGAACGACACGACGGAAAACCGATTTTTCTCTCTACCGCGAACGGAACCTTGTTGAGAGGTTCTTCAATAAACTCAAGCAGTTTCGCGCTATCGCAACCCGCTACGATAAACTGAAATCGACCTTCCTCGCAGCCGTGCAGTTCGCCTCAATCATCATCCTGCTTAACTGA
- a CDS encoding CbtB domain-containing protein: protein MNTSVHTAMPVAVAGQSIPVRAILPWAVFGLIVSALLIYFVGAEQGATSLISGHAVHEFVHDGRHLLGFPCH from the coding sequence ATGAACACATCTGTTCATACAGCTATGCCAGTTGCCGTCGCGGGCCAGAGCATTCCGGTTCGTGCCATTTTGCCTTGGGCCGTTTTTGGCCTGATTGTTTCTGCACTACTGATCTACTTTGTGGGTGCAGAGCAGGGTGCCACTTCCCTAATTTCCGGGCACGCCGTACATGAGTTTGTGCATGATGGCCGCCACCTGCTTGGTTTCCCCTGCCACTAA
- a CDS encoding LysR substrate-binding domain-containing protein: MDQRYRIPPLAMLNAFTAFARTGGIRRAAAELRVDHAAISRHIRDLENILGTPLRDKETGTLTLAGHTYYSRITPLLEELATATADIRNHTPPLTITCAHGFAYHWLLPRLSTFRRAHPQLEIMLRPVDANTAFHVTGVETDNHAHIGYVRDDAPLAEPRNTRSMIIARPDVFPVAAPICLTELGGQPRTTADLLRAPLLQEEDEAEWKLWLHAQNVACTKLPAATRLWQAHITLAAARAGEGIALGNIFLLGNDLETGHLVRVQPTQTPLREVALGAYLLRASTATWEKKSLITFRNWLLEQVELETQNTPTLPQ, translated from the coding sequence ATGGACCAACGATACCGCATTCCACCTCTTGCCATGCTCAATGCCTTTACGGCATTTGCGCGCACGGGCGGTATCAGACGGGCTGCCGCAGAATTGCGCGTAGATCACGCAGCTATCAGCCGCCACATTCGGGATCTGGAAAATATTCTGGGCACCCCCTTGCGAGATAAGGAAACGGGAACCCTTACATTAGCAGGCCACACTTATTATTCCCGCATCACTCCGCTATTGGAAGAACTAGCCACAGCTACGGCAGATATTCGCAACCATACGCCCCCCCTTACCATTACCTGCGCGCATGGTTTTGCTTACCATTGGCTGTTGCCACGGCTTTCCACTTTTCGGCGCGCGCATCCTCAACTGGAAATTATGTTGCGCCCAGTAGATGCCAATACGGCGTTCCATGTTACCGGTGTGGAAACAGATAATCATGCGCATATCGGCTATGTGCGAGATGATGCTCCGTTAGCAGAGCCACGCAACACACGCAGCATGATTATTGCCAGGCCAGATGTTTTTCCGGTGGCTGCCCCCATCTGCCTGACAGAACTGGGTGGTCAACCGCGCACAACAGCAGATTTGCTACGTGCACCCTTGTTACAGGAAGAAGATGAAGCCGAATGGAAACTGTGGTTGCATGCGCAAAATGTTGCCTGCACAAAACTGCCAGCCGCAACGCGCCTCTGGCAGGCCCACATTACACTGGCTGCTGCGCGCGCCGGAGAAGGGATTGCTCTGGGCAATATTTTCCTGCTGGGGAATGATCTTGAAACAGGCCATTTGGTGCGTGTGCAACCTACGCAAACCCCTTTGCGAGAAGTGGCCTTAGGAGCCTACCTTCTGCGCGCATCTACTGCCACGTGGGAGAAAAAATCCCTCATCACATTCCGAAACTGGCTTTTGGAACAGGTAGAGCTGGAAACGCAAAACACACCCACCCTGCCCCAATAA
- the gatC gene encoding Asp-tRNA(Asn)/Glu-tRNA(Gln) amidotransferase subunit GatC codes for MSLDLATTRRIAKLARIGLEEHELEATRQKLNGILGWIDQLAEVDVEGVPPMVGTETETLRQREDKVTDGNCRDALLACAPETSGPFYTVPKVVE; via the coding sequence ATGTCGCTAGACCTTGCGACCACCCGCCGCATTGCCAAACTGGCCCGTATCGGGCTGGAAGAGCATGAGCTTGAAGCCACACGCCAGAAGCTGAACGGTATTCTGGGCTGGATTGACCAGCTTGCCGAAGTGGATGTGGAAGGCGTTCCCCCCATGGTGGGGACAGAAACCGAAACCCTGCGCCAACGGGAAGATAAGGTAACAGACGGCAACTGCCGTGATGCCCTGTTGGCCTGCGCGCCAGAAACATCTGGCCCCTTCTATACAGTACCCAAGGTGGTGGAATAA
- the ruvX gene encoding Holliday junction resolvase RuvX, whose amino-acid sequence MTLLSLTDLVATLPRHARLLGIDPGKKQVGLALSDVSRMVASPFQTVKRGKLGQMASFIRDLAKEHEIGGMVVGIPLSLDGSFGPAAQASRDWALALSEQTGLPVCQWDERLSSSAVNRMLINEADLSRARRAEMVDRLAAAYILQAALDSLPR is encoded by the coding sequence ATGACACTGCTTAGCCTGACAGACCTTGTTGCAACCCTGCCCAGACACGCACGCCTGCTAGGGATAGACCCCGGCAAAAAGCAGGTGGGGCTGGCGCTTTCCGATGTTTCCCGCATGGTGGCTTCACCATTTCAAACGGTAAAACGCGGGAAACTGGGGCAAATGGCCAGCTTTATTCGTGATCTTGCCAAAGAACACGAAATTGGCGGCATGGTTGTGGGGATTCCGCTTTCTTTAGATGGGTCCTTTGGCCCGGCAGCGCAGGCTAGCCGTGATTGGGCGCTTGCGCTTTCGGAACAGACAGGTTTGCCCGTGTGCCAGTGGGATGAACGTCTTTCCTCATCCGCAGTGAATCGTATGCTTATTAATGAGGCCGATCTCTCCCGCGCACGGCGAGCGGAAATGGTGGATCGGCTGGCTGCAGCATACATCTTGCAGGCCGCGCTGGATTCCCTGCCGCGTTAA